The Panicum virgatum strain AP13 chromosome 3N, P.virgatum_v5, whole genome shotgun sequence genome includes the window TGGTTAAGCAAGGAAGGGATATATCCATTTTGTcataattaaggaccgagttggtgtgtcatcttgcctaactccactatcgtgcaaaccactcgaccgttgtatgggcaacggcttagcataaaccccactagttagtctgatagccatcaggagagctgagagcagcgggtgatcaaggagaagggataagctctgtgtgacttatgccctggttaaacctcagtgataggtcagtggccccttggtggatccagtggtggctagtcaggtctagctaaggtgggtaatggatttgttgggatctgcaccgacactaaggtgatcgtgctgtggtaccccgcttgtgggtaaagttgcacacctctgcagagttaaaaatctattcgaatagccgtgcccacggtactgggcaaGTTACGGtatggtcacacaactagtgtttcttctgggaatggttgggctggtgtgagttattttggaaagtgtccggcagctgtgccgtgtgctacggcggacgaggagtccggtagcaatttaaaacttagatcctgtgtggatcaactctGCGTGGTACTCAGTGCAAGATAATTGCCTTTGAAAACCCCtttcttacaaataaacccatacataaaaattagcttCCTGCAAATTAAACTCTAGCCTTattcttgatttaccctgtgcattatattctatttacaccccctccgtgggtgtggttggacttgctgagtacgtttgtactcaccccattcttaatttttacagagaaaGATCCaaacttcgttcccgaagacgttgagtagaggttccatcctgcacccaaccttgcctgtggatagggtcacccgcaggaagttccgtatggcgcaagactctgatgaccccctcttcgtagttaatatcgttgtgtgggtgttagttgttatcctcgcgatagtgacGCTTCACTGTCCACTTTCGCGTAgaattgtacggtgatgtaccatctgatgtaataaagtGTTATCAGTCTCCTgtgactgatattgtatcacttttaagtcttctctcatgaggggacgcttcattcTGCTATGCTGGCTCCTCtggaaagaaagaaataataGGACATTTAATGGTCGTGTCAGAACAGTTAATGACTTCTTGTCTTGTGTGGGGGATGAGTTTGTTTCTTGGTACCAAACAGGTTACAAATATTTGGTGCTAGTGGTAGGCGCTCTAGGCAGGCTTACAGGTCGCTTAACAATTATGTTGTAATAGTTTTGTATTGCGTCAGGCCGGCTCCCTTCTGAAGCCGTGattgtttgtattttttttctttatcttaatgaaaaacgtgcctgagaacggtcgcgaaaaaaaataaaaagagcaTGCCCGGGCTGATGAGGGCCGGCGCCGGACAAATGGCTCCTCTGCAAATCTGAATATACGCAGCTGGGCACCACTCCACCTACCTACCCACTGAAGAAGGGACTGATGATAATTGGAATATGCCGTGTGTGGTCGATTGGCGAGCTAGCTTAAAAGAAAAGCATGTCATTGCTGCAAACTCGATACCTTAGAACAGCACTAGTACCAAATGTGCAAACTAGAAATCTTGCAAACAAGGGGAAATGGGGTTGGGCTCTTTACTTTAATTTGTGTAGCCACACCTAAGTAAAATTTGCACAGCAACGTGACAACCCGACTACTACACGCCATGGCAAATTTGAGCGAAATATCTCACCTGCTAAAATCAGAAAAGTAATCTGGACGTTATAAAGTGAATATGTTGGCGGTATCGGTTTGGGCCGAGGTACACGTGAAGTATACTGAATCCGTTACCAAATTAGAGCGAACAAAGGATGTACTCAAACAGGTACGGGTCACCTGCATACCAGATTGCTATGGACACTAGTGCGGAAATCCGCTCTCCAAATACATGACCCCACTAAATCCTATACATGGGATTGATTTGGATCTCCCAATTCAGCGTctaattgtaaaaataatattatcTACATCTCTATTATAGAATAATTTTGATATCAACATCTATTGCTTCTAACCTTTTCTATTTCACAAGTACAAGTATCGGGAATATAGagaacctttttttttcccaagACAAAGCGTTTCACTACAAATATCCAACGTTGGGCTGAAACAGCGCCAACTCAGCCAGCTGCAAAAAGTTGCTTTCCATGACACCAAAAACCCTATGTTCGCCGCCAATCAATGCCAGCGCCACttccctccgccgcccctcgccCTATATAAACCCACCCAACCCCCCTCCGCCGTTGCTAATTTCATTTCCCCCACATCCCCACTTGGCATTTCCCTCTCATCATCTTGGCCTCCTTCCAGTTCGACGGCAGCGCTCGACTCGCGATCGGGAATTCGGGATAGGGTCTCGCGGCGATCGCGGCTCGGATGGAGCAGAGGAACCTGTTGGTGTCGGCCctgggcgtcggcgtcggcgtgggGCTGGGGCTCGCTTCCGCGAGGTGGGCGGCGCCGACGCACGGCGAGGGAGGTGGtggcgccagcgccggcgccggcgccgcggaggtggaggcggagctgcggcggctggTCCTGGACGGCCGCGAGAGCGAGGTCACCTTCGACGAGTTCCATAATTTCCACTACTACCTCAGGTAAtgaggtttggtttggtttggttggtGGGATTCGAGGAAGATCCGCTTGGCCGAGGCCTAGTGCGATCCTATGTGGAAAGCTGACATGAGAGCGATCGATTTGGGTTGTGCTGGGTGTCTTCTGAATTTGATGGTTTCCTCCGCGCTTCACCGAAGTGTAGTAGTGCCTCTGCTCTACTAGTAAATTATGCTtcgcgatttttttttcttctcgtcCCCATTCCCCAAACGATGGCACGATCAGAAGCCGTGTTCTAGAGAAAGCAGATGGGGTTGCTTGATTCGATCACACAATATCTTTTGCCGCACTAACACTTCTACTCTGTTCATCTGGGGTCGGGATCTTCAGCTCTATTCAGTTCTACGATGTCACTGACACGGACAGCAACTGAACTGCTAGTGTGGTTTTCTGCAGCGATCAGACCAAGGAAGTGCTCATCAGCGCCGCTTTCGTCCACCTGAAGAAAGCGGAACTGTCAAAGCACATCCGGAACCTCTCCGCTGCAAGCCGCGCCATACTGCTGTCTGGCCCCACAGGTTCGTCGCTCCCGGCGCTATAATCTGTTGCTTGGAGAGCTGTTACTCAGCGTCCCTGTTTCACTGATGGTGATTTTGTTGATTGCTATCTGTGCAGAACCTTACCTGCAGTCACTCGCGAAAGCTCTGTCCCACTACTTCAAGGCGCGGTTGCTAATTCTGGACGCCACCGACTTCTCGCTTCGGGTCAGTTGGACTGTTACTATAGTAATTTTGACTTGTAGTTGACATGCTGCATTCTCAACTCTGTACTGCTGAATGTTTATGCAGATCCAAAGCAAATACGGGGGCTCCAGTAAAGTCACGGTGAGTCACAGTTCCAGATATTTGATTAAATAATGCTCATTAATCTCCTCTGTTTCTATTTTTCTAACGACACAGTTCCTGATCGAGCGTCCATGTCTGCTGTTGtttagggcgtgtttagtttgcgaaattttttgaattcggatactgtagcattttcgtttttatttgttaattaatgttcaattatagactaattaggctcaaaagattcatctcatcaattacagctaaactgtgcaattagttattttttaactacatttaatgctccatgcatatgtccaaaaattcaatgtgacgggaaatcttgattttttttggaaactaaacatggccttagtCAAACGAATAAGCATAGTACATGATACATCATGAGAACACTATTTTGCCTTCAGAAAAACACTTGCTATATCTCTTTATTTTTGTTTAATAAAAGAGATCCAACGACTCTAGTACAGTAAGTTATTTGAGTCAACCAGTAATGATGGGTTTGTTGTTTGACTTGTTTCTGCAGCTCCGTAATCAGTCAATAGCTGAGACCACGTTCGGGAAGATGTCTGGTCTCATTGGATCATTTATGACATATCCTAAGAAGGATGAGCCTAGAGGTATCCAAGCATTGCAGATTccctttgtttgattttttttaaggaGATAATTTAACGTTCATCAAGTATGGAACTTTAGATTTAAACATCAGGTATGTGCAATAGGATCttatcaccccccccccccccccccccacacacacacaccttgtGGCCTGTTAAGTTTCCAATACGACAAATGAATTAAATTATCAGGCAATGGAGATTCTGAGTTGTTCTGATTCTATCGTGCAGAATCGTTGCGTCGGCAGACAAGCAACACGGATTTAAGAGCAAGGTAATACACTTGCTTTGTTGTTTTACCAAACCTGAAATGAATATTGATAGCTTTTGTCATGTTACTCATTCATTGTTTTCTTCAGAGGGTCTGATGGTTCTACCAGTATGCCTTCACTTAGGAAAAACTCCTCTGTATCATCCGACATGAGCGATCTTGCCTCACAATGTTCAGGACATTcaggtgatttttttttgtcatttatCTCCTTTTTTCTGTTTAGTCATTTTGATTTTGATGTCCCATATGTGCAGAGTTTAGTGTAGACACCTCATAGATCACACTTAGTCTCCACCTGTTTCAGACTGCTCGGCATCTGCGTTTTCTGGTAAAATATGTACATGTGTCGATATTAGTTCTGACATATAAATGCCATGTGTTATGTTCTCTATGTGGTTTCTTGAACGGGAATGCATCTACTGTTAGACATGCTGGCTAATTTTGGCATACATTCGGTTAGGTGTAAGAATAGAACTAGAAAACTCTATGACACAGAAGTACCTTACAGTTCTTCACTTTTCTTCACTTCAATTTTTTCAGTGAGGCGAACCAGTAGCTGGTGTTTTGATGAGAAAGTTCTGATACAGTCACTCTACAAGGTGAAATACTTCTTGATTGTAGCTTGATTGTCGTTGTTTAATTGTGATATACTTATCTGTCAGCCACTTTTGTAGGTCATAATTTCTGTATCTGAAAACGATCCGATTATCCTTTATGTAAGAGATGTCGATCATTTCCTCTTAAAATCGCAAAGGACTTACTCGATGTTCCAGAAAATGTTGGCAAAATTATCTGGTCAAGTGTTGATACTTGGTTCTCGGCTACTCAGTTGCGATGCCGATAATAGGGATGTTGACGAGAGAGTTAGTACCCTGTTTCCTTATCATGTTGATATCAAACCTCCTGAGGAGGAGACCCATCTAGATTTTTGGAAAAACCAAATGGAGGAAGATACAAAGAAATTTCAGATGCAAGATAATAGAAACCACATCATAGAGGTACTCTCAGCAAATGATCTAGACTGTGATGATTTGAGCTCAATCTGCGAAGCAGATACTATGATTCTCAGCAATTACATAGAGGAAATCATTGTCTCAGCAGTCTCTTACCACTTGATTCACAACAAGGACCCAGAATACAAAAATGGAAAGCTCATTCTATCTTCCAAAAGGTTTGGCCACTGATcctattttttctctcttttttcaaaTACCAGTGATCTTGACCTCCTGCTCATtaattctttttttaaaaaaaacctacTCGTTAATTCACAACAGTATGTTTCTTTAGATTCCATAACATAGAGTTTCTTTTACAGTTTGTCCCATGGGTTAAGCATTTTCCAAGGTGGCCACGGTGGGAAAGACACCCTGAAATTGGAAGAAACAAAGGTATGCAAATGCCTAGTGCAACTATACCAAAGTAGTGTGCACTCGTATTAATTATGCGAACTTCGATCATATTGTGGCACAGGATGGTTTGAAAGGAGCTCTTGGATCCAAGAAAACTGAGGCGGACAAATCAGCCACAGTTCCGGTTGGTGATGGTCCTTTGCCGCCACCAAAACTAGTGAGTCCTAATCAGTTGACTGTGCCCTTTGTTCTACCCCTCTATAGTCCTAATTTATTCTGCAAATTTTCTCTCTGAGCACTGTAAACATTTAAGATTTTCTACTTTGATGCattttcgttttttttcttGAGCAGGAAATTCCAGATAACGAGTTTGAAAAGCGCATCAGACCGGAGGTTATACCAGCGAGTGAAATAGGAGTGACATTTGATGACATTGGAGCCCTGGCTGATATCAAAGAGTCTCTTCAGGAGCTGGTTATGCTCCCTCTTCGACGGCCAGATCTTTTCAAAGGAGGGCTTCTGAAGCCCTGCAGAGGGATTTTGCTGTTTGGGCCACCTGGAACTGGGAAGACAATGCTTGCTAAGGCCATAGCAAATGACGCTGGTGCCAGCTTCATCAATGTATCGATGTCCACCATCACATCGAAATGGTTTGGGGAGGATGAGAAAAATGTCCGGGCATTGTTCAGTTTGGCTGCCAAGGTAGCTCCCACTATTATTTTTGTGGATGAGGTCGACAGTATGTTGGGGCAGCGCGCTCGGTCAGGTGAACATGAGGCGATGCGGAAGATCAAAAATGAGTTCATGAGTCACTGGGATGGTCTCTTGTCAAAGTCAGGTGAAAGAGTTCTTGTTCTCGCTGCAACAAATAGACCATTTGACCTTGATGAAGCCATCATCAGGAGATTTGAGCGCAGGTCTGTTCAAATACTACCTTTTCTGAGGCATTATATGTTTCAATCAATTTTAGCGCATGAGATGCTAATGTTTGctcttattttttttactgAACAGAATCATGGTTGGGCTTCCAACTCAAGAGAGCAGAGAGCTGATCTTGAGGACACTATTGTCCAAAGAGAAAGTTGACGAAAATATTGATTTCAAAGAACTTGCAACCATGACCGAAGGTTACAGTGGCAGTGATCTTAAGGTTTGTGGCTTTGAAACAAAGTTCATAGAGAGTATCCAGCATCTGACTATAGTATTAGATAACCGAACATTGTTCCTGCATTTTACAGAATCTCGGCGTCACCATCCCGCATCTGACTATCGTATGTTAGATAACTGAACATTTTTCCTGTATTTTACAGAATCTCTGCGTCACCGCTGCTTACCTCCCGGTTAGGGagctcctgaagaaagaacgaGAAAAAAAGGAACTAGTGAGTCTTGACTATGTGGTTTCTTGCTTCAGTACATAACTGAAGATGCAGCAATTTACTGCTGATCATGTAACCTTGTACAATGGATTAATGCTTCAGGAACGAAGGGAGGAGGAAAAAGAGAAGGCAGCAGCGACTAAAGAGAATCTAGAAGCTCCAGAGACTAAGAAGGAGAATTCTGAAAGTAAGGAGAATTCTGAAAGCAAGGAAGAAAAACCAGATGGCAAGGCGGATAGCTCAGAGGCAAAAGCTGAAAGTGAGAAAGAAGCGGCGATTGACCTTAGGCCACTGACAATGGAAGACTTGAAGCACGCAAAGAACCAAGTGAGTTGCCGGCGCCCTGATTTGCTTGCTATACTAATAGAGTGGACATATCACTGAACGCCTGAATTGCTTGCTATGTATATACCATTAAAAAGGGCATATTATAACCTATCACCAAATGTGTCCCATGATGCAGGTTGCAGCGAGCTTCGCCGCTGAGGGTGCTGTGATGAACGAGCTGAAGCAATGGAACGACCTCTATGGCGAAGGGGGCTCCAGGAAGAAACAACAGTTGACATACTTCTTATAGGTTTTACGCATTTGGTGGATCGTGGAGGACAGAGCATGATTTCAGCATTGGATGGAACATGGAACACTAAGTAACGGAGTATGATTCTTAGTTGTAGCTAGTTTCTTTGAGATGGATGGTCGATTGTAGGACTGGTCATCATGAACAATTCTTTTACATTTGTACATGCGCTTTACTAGATTTGTAATTTCCTTCGTTTGTTAGTCTGTATGTACATTTGCATTGAACAGCTCTTCCATTCGAGGGTGATTTTAGCTTCTCATAGGATCATTTGTAATTTATAGCATTATTACTGATGAAGTTCACAAGTTCGTTGGGTAGTTATTCTGATACTGTAGTTCATTCCGTTCTTCTGAACCTTGCACCTGCATAAACGTGTTCTTGCAATCCAAGCAGAACACTTTGGGTGATGCCGCCGCCAACAGCTCGAATTGTAAATACAACTTATCGCAATTTAAAATCGGATGTCGATCCATGGAGAAAACAGATGCACATCGAATGCAAGTGACTAACTGTGAAGAATCCAAAACATAATTTAAATCATTTTTCTTATCAAATGTCGCAAATGGTGCTACCATCTCACAAACAGAATTAGGTTGTGCAAGATTTTTGGGACCAGTTGCTAACCCTATCCGAGGGCAAACTTGGACGGTACAGCACGGGCAAAGAGCTGTCCATCCATAGGTCCCTCGTTTGCTTCAATCACCAAATTTAAAGCTGCTGTAGCCGTGGGTACAGATGTAATGGAACCAAAGCCGATCACACATCCACGAATCCACGGAACACCACGTTTCTCTGCGAAGATTATGGATGTTAGGGAGGCCTCATGAAACAACACGCCCCTCTGCTGGGATCTTCGCGATGAGTTTTGGTGGCGGATGTAGCAGATGAGACCCGATCTCACGGACAGTGTGAACAGTCAGGAGAGGCGCTGGGACTCGCCTGCAGATCGTGTCCGAGGCGTAAAACTGGATGATACCGCACATAGGAAAGCAGTGCATCCCCAGGTCCCTCGATGAAAAACGCGGAGCGCTTGTCAAGTGGAAATAGAAGAGAATCGACAAGGCGAAAATATCAGCAAGAACGGGTGCTCAGCGAATACGAACCAAATGTAAAAGTCATCATATCGCCTTGGAGGCGATCGATAAACGTGTATATAACCTCTTCATCGCACCCTAGCATGGAAGAACGGAgggaaaagataaaaaaaaaaagctagagTGAAGAGGAAGATCTTGAGCAGAATACAGGAACGGAAGCCgaacgacgaggcggcggcggcggcgctgacgaaTGGTGTTCTAGCCTTCTAGGGTTCGGAGTTCGGTGGTATAAATAGAGGAGTTGGAGCGGAGGAACGGACCCTGGAATGGGCACTGGATCTTTTAGGCCGAAAGTTTTGGATTCTTCGGCCTGCCTTGTCCGGTGGGCTGTACCGCCTGTAAACGATTTTGTTGTGGGCGCGAACGCACACATGGATGGGCCCAATTTTAGGAAAGACTGGGCCTATTTTGTTTAGAAATCTCGGCCCGAAAAATGCAAACAGCTCGGCTCGCGCACAGCTCTTCTCCGCGCCAAGTCCAGAGGTCAGCACATGTCGGAACTCGGAAGAGCCCAAACCGGCGCCGGCAAGCTTGATACAACTGGGAGTCCTGGGATGCAGGCCCGGGCCCATGGGGCGTGCGGCCCGTGCGcccgcacagggcccccaatTTTCTGGGGCCCCAGAATCTGAAATGACCCATTAACTAGTTATGGGTTGAGGTAACTTGTTCTGAGCTTCTGACCTGCTTTGGTTCTACCTGCGCAGCCCAAACGCAAATGACgcgcagcaaaaaaaaaagaaaggtccGGCTAGCCCAAACACAATCGACGTGCAgcccaaaacaaaaaaaaaaagtccggccggccggcggctgcCTATTTAGTGTCTTCCGAGGCTCCGACTTTGGCGATTCTGCCAATTCATCTTCAGTTTC containing:
- the LOC120664488 gene encoding cell division cycle protein 48 homolog isoform X2, encoding MEQRNLLVSALGVGVGVGLGLASARWAAPTHGEGGGGASAGAGAAEVEAELRRLVLDGRESEVTFDEFHNFHYYLSDQTKEVLISAAFVHLKKAELSKHIRNLSAASRAILLSGPTEPYLQSLAKALSHYFKARLLILDATDFSLRIQSKYGGSSKVTLRNQSIAETTFGKMSGLIGSFMTYPKKDEPRESLRRQTSNTDLRARGSDGSTSMPSLRKNSSVSSDMSDLASQCSGHSVRRTSSWCFDEKVLIQSLYKVIISVSENDPIILYVRDVDHFLLKSQRTYSMFQKMLAKLSGQVLILGSRLLSCDADNRDVDERVSTLFPYHVDIKPPEEETHLDFWKNQMEEDTKKFQMQDNRNHIIEVLSANDLDCDDLSSICEADTMILSNYIEEIIVSAVSYHLIHNKDPEYKNGKLILSSKSLSHGLSIFQGGHGGKDTLKLEETKDGLKGALGSKKTEADKSATVPEIPDNEFEKRIRPEVIPASEIGVTFDDIGALADIKESLQELVMLPLRRPDLFKGGLLKPCRGILLFGPPGTGKTMLAKAIANDAGASFINVSMSTITSKWFGEDEKNVRALFSLAAKVAPTIIFVDEVDSMLGQRARSGEHEAMRKIKNEFMSHWDGLLSKSGERVLVLAATNRPFDLDEAIIRRFERRIMVGLPTQESRELILRTLLSKEKVDENIDFKELATMTEGYSGSDLKNLCVTAAYLPVRELLKKEREKKELERREEEKEKAAATKENLEAPETKKENSESKENSESKEEKPDGKADSSEAKAESEKEAAIDLRPLTMEDLKHAKNQVAASFAAEGAVMNELKQWNDLYGEGGSRKKQQLTYFL
- the LOC120664488 gene encoding putative cell division cycle ATPase isoform X1, with product MEQRNLLVSALGVGVGVGLGLASARWAAPTHGEGGGGASAGAGAAEVEAELRRLVLDGRESEVTFDEFHNFHYYLSDQTKEVLISAAFVHLKKAELSKHIRNLSAASRAILLSGPTEPYLQSLAKALSHYFKARLLILDATDFSLRIQSKYGGSSKVTLRNQSIAETTFGKMSGLIGSFMTYPKKDEPRESLRRQTSNTDLRARGSDGSTSMPSLRKNSSVSSDMSDLASQCSGHSVRRTSSWCFDEKVLIQSLYKVIISVSENDPIILYVRDVDHFLLKSQRTYSMFQKMLAKLSGQVLILGSRLLSCDADNRDVDERVSTLFPYHVDIKPPEEETHLDFWKNQMEEDTKKFQMQDNRNHIIEVLSANDLDCDDLSSICEADTMILSNYIEEIIVSAVSYHLIHNKDPEYKNGKLILSSKSLSHGLSIFQGGHGGKDTLKLEETKDGLKGALGSKKTEADKSATVPVGDGPLPPPKLEIPDNEFEKRIRPEVIPASEIGVTFDDIGALADIKESLQELVMLPLRRPDLFKGGLLKPCRGILLFGPPGTGKTMLAKAIANDAGASFINVSMSTITSKWFGEDEKNVRALFSLAAKVAPTIIFVDEVDSMLGQRARSGEHEAMRKIKNEFMSHWDGLLSKSGERVLVLAATNRPFDLDEAIIRRFERRIMVGLPTQESRELILRTLLSKEKVDENIDFKELATMTEGYSGSDLKNLCVTAAYLPVRELLKKEREKKELERREEEKEKAAATKENLEAPETKKENSESKENSESKEEKPDGKADSSEAKAESEKEAAIDLRPLTMEDLKHAKNQVAASFAAEGAVMNELKQWNDLYGEGGSRKKQQLTYFL